The window TCGCGCATGGCGTCGCGCCGCGAATGCACGGCGACGGCGACTGAGGGGCTGCTGTTCCGTCAGAACTCAGCCTGACCATTTAGGGCTTGAGGCTCGCACATACGTCTCTCCACCGGTCGCCTGCAGGGCGATGTTTCCAGTGGAGTTTTTGTGCCCAGTCCAAAGTCTGTACCCGCCTCTACGTGCTATATCACTCAATGGAAGTCCCGCGACCCCGGCAGGATGCGGACGTCACGCGGATGCCGGTGCGGCGGGTGTCGCGGCGGTTGCGGGTTGGCGATGACATCGGCGCGGGCGAGCTGGATGTCGGTCTCATGGTCTTCTGACAGGCGGGACAGTTCGGCGCTGCGGTCGATGACGCGGCGGGCGACGACATGGATGACGCCTTCGGGGCTCTTCTCGACCAGGCCTTCGACCTGCATCAGGCGGGCGCTCATGACCTCGCGCCGGTACTGGTCGAGCATCCGCGCCCAGAGGACCACGTTGGTGATGCCGGTCTCGTCCTCCAGGGTGACGAAGACAGCGTTGCCCTTGCCCGGTCGTTGACGCACCAGGACCACGCCCGCGACCCGCACCAGGGAGCCGCCGCGCTTCGCCTCGGTCTGGGCGCAGGTCAGCACGCGGTCAGCGGCGAAGACGGGGCGCAGGATGGCCATGGGGTGGGCCTTCAACGACAGGCGGGCGGTCTGATAGTCGGCGGCGACGTGCTCGCCCAGCGGCATCAGAGGCAGATGGGCGTCGGGCTCCGCGCCCAGTTCGCGGGCGCCGCGTTCGCGCGCCTCGGCGGCGGCGAACAGGGGCAGGGGGTCGTCGTCGGGCAGGCGGCGCACCGCCCACAGGGCCTCGCGCCGATCCTGTCCCAGGGAACGGAAGGCGTCGGCGTCGGCCAGTTTGCGCATGGCGGCGGCGGGCAGTTCGGCGCGCCGAGCCAGGGTTTCGATATCGGCGAAGGGCGCCGCGGCCCGCGCCGCCGACAGGGCCGTGGCCCAATCCTCCCTGAAGCCGTCGATCTGGCGCAGGCCCAGACGCAGGGCGGGCGCGTTCGCCGGCCCCTCCAGGCTGTTGTCCCAGTCGCTGTGCGAGACGTCGATAGGGCGCACCTCGACTCCGCCGACCTCCTGCGCCTCGCGCACGATCTGGGCGGGGGCGTAGAAGCCCATGGGCTGGCTGTTCAACAGGGCGCAGGCGAAGGCCGCCGGGTGGCGATGCTTGATCCAGGAAGAGACATAGACCAGCCGGGCGAAGCTGGCGGCGTGACTTTCGGGAAAGCCGTAGGAGCCGAAACCCTTGATCTGCTCGAAGCAGCGCTGGGCGAAGGCCGGGTCATAGCCGCGCCCGACCATCCGCCCGACCATCCGGGTTTCATAGGTGTGCAGGCTGCCGTCGCCCCGAAAAGTACCCATGGCCTTGCGCAGGCCGTTGGCCTCGCCGTCGCTGAACTCGGCGGCGACGATAGCCAGCTTCATCGCCTGTTCCTGGAACAGGGGCACGCCGAGGGTCTTGTGCAGCACCTGTTCCAGTTCGTCGGGCGGGCCGTGATCTGGGGAGGGCGAGGAATAGACGACCTCCTCCACACCGTTGCGGCGACGCAGATAGGGGTGAACCATGTCGCCCTGGATCGGGCCGGGGCGGACGATGGCGACCTGGATGACGAGGTCGTAGAGGCAACGGGGCCTCAGCCGAGGCAGCATGTTAATCTGGGCCCGGCTCTCGACTTGGAAGACTCCGATGGACTGGCCCCGGCACAGCATGTCGTAAACGGCCGGGTCCTCGCGCGGGAGGGTGTGCAGTTCCCAATCCTCCTTCTCATGCGCGCGGATCAGGTCGAACGCCTTGCGGATGCAGGTCAGCATGCCGAGCGCCAGCACATCGACCTTCATCAGGCGCAGGGCGTCGATGTCGTCCTTGTCCCATTCGATGAAGGTGCGGTCCGCCATGGCGGCGTTGCCGATGGGGACCATCTCGTCCAGCCGGTCCTGGGTCAGGACGAAGCCCCCGACATGCTGGCTGAGGTGGCGGGGGAAGTTCAGCAGGCGGGACGCCATCTCGACCGCGCGGGCGATCATCGGGTTGGCGGCGTCCAGTCCCGCCTGAACGACGTGGCGATCGCCGATCTCGGTCCCCCAACTGCCCCAGTGGCTGGAGGCCAGACGAGCGGTGACGTCTT of the Brevundimonas pondensis genome contains:
- a CDS encoding error-prone DNA polymerase, which codes for MRRLDPCGAYAELATASNFSFLRGASHPKDLVLTAILRGHAGLGLADRNTVAGVVRAWSALKEIRIEGLAPPDRVRDGGSPGEIAFIENPLNDPVLSEEVKRRAAGFRLLTGAQLVFNEGTPDVIAYPETRAGWGRLTRLLTLGNRRAKKGECEIGLRDLLADPEGLLLILVPPDRLTGLEAILARMKEAAPGAVWLGAALHRRGDDRRRLARLKAMAERVEVPLLALNDVLYAAPDDRDLQDVLTCIREGVTIETAGRRLEANAERWLKPVDEMARLFRDAPEAIGETTAFLSRATFDLSELSYQYPEEPVPPDWTPQAWLEELTGRHAAMRYPDGVPDKVQALLDKELAFIARKDIAPYFLTIFDIVRVARNKRILCQGRGSAANSAVCYVLGITSVDPMESDLLFERFLSEDRNEPPDIDVDFEHERREEIIQHIYERYGRHRAGIAATVIHFRPRSAIREVGKVLGLTEDVTARLASSHWGSWGTEIGDRHVVQAGLDAANPMIARAVEMASRLLNFPRHLSQHVGGFVLTQDRLDEMVPIGNAAMADRTFIEWDKDDIDALRLMKVDVLALGMLTCIRKAFDLIRAHEKEDWELHTLPREDPAVYDMLCRGQSIGVFQVESRAQINMLPRLRPRCLYDLVIQVAIVRPGPIQGDMVHPYLRRRNGVEEVVYSSPSPDHGPPDELEQVLHKTLGVPLFQEQAMKLAIVAAEFSDGEANGLRKAMGTFRGDGSLHTYETRMVGRMVGRGYDPAFAQRCFEQIKGFGSYGFPESHAASFARLVYVSSWIKHRHPAAFACALLNSQPMGFYAPAQIVREAQEVGGVEVRPIDVSHSDWDNSLEGPANAPALRLGLRQIDGFREDWATALSAARAAAPFADIETLARRAELPAAAMRKLADADAFRSLGQDRREALWAVRRLPDDDPLPLFAAAEARERGARELGAEPDAHLPLMPLGEHVAADYQTARLSLKAHPMAILRPVFAADRVLTCAQTEAKRGGSLVRVAGVVLVRQRPGKGNAVFVTLEDETGITNVVLWARMLDQYRREVMSARLMQVEGLVEKSPEGVIHVVARRVIDRSAELSRLSEDHETDIQLARADVIANPQPPRHPPHRHPRDVRILPGSRDFH